TGCAGGAGCGCGACCCGTTCCCTCATGCCCGCCAGGCCGAAGCCCGTGTCCGTCGACGTGCCGTGGCCCCGGCCGTCGTCCGTCACCTCCAGGGCCAGCTCATCGTCGCCGTAGTCCACGGTCACCCGGCAGGCGTGCGTACCCGAGTGCCGTACGACGTTGGTGACCGACTCCTGGATGATGCGGAACGCCGACAGGTCGATGTCCGGGGGAAGTTGGCGGGGCGTGCCCACGCGCCGTACCTCGACGCGTACCCCGGCCGCCGTCGTGGCCTCGGCCAGCCGGTCGACGTCCTCCAGGCTGGCGGCGGGCCGCACCTCGGCTTCCGCGGCGTTCCCGTTCCCGTCCCCCGCGTCCGCCGCCCGCAGCGCCACCAGCATCCGCCGCAGCCCCGCCAGCGTCTCCCGGCCCGTAGTCTCCACCGCCCGCATCGCCTCGCGTGCCGCCTCCGGCTGGGTCGTCGCCACACGGGCCGCCGCGCCCGCCTGGAGGGCGATGATGCCGATGCTGTGGGCGACCGTGTCATGCATCTCGCGGGCTATGCGCAGCCGTTCGGCGGTCACGGCCTGGGCGGCCGTCTGCGCGCTCATCCGCTCGGCATGCACCCGGGCCTGGTGCGCGGAGTTGCCGAGCAGCCAGGCGATCGCGGTGACCAGCGCCACGGCCAGTTCCGCCGATGTGCCGACCCCCCATCCGCGCAGCAGCCGCGTGGCCTCGTACACGACGAGCGTGCCGAGTGCCATCACCAGTGCGGTGGCCGCGGTACGGCGCGGACGAGTCGCCGCGATGAAGTACAGCGCCAGCATGGCCGCGAGGTACTGCGCCATCGGGATCCCGCCCGCCGCCAGGTTGGTCGTCTCGAAGACCGAGGCCAGGATCAGCAGGGCCAAGGCCCTGAGCGGTCTGCGGACCAGCAGGCGACCGCCGTACAGCGCGAGGACGGTGGACAGCACGGTGATCGTCAGGCCGTCCCAGCGGTAGAGCTGAGCGGCGGGCCATTCCTCGGGCCCCAGCTCACCCGGCAGTCTGACCCGTGTCAGCAGCGTGAAGAGCGTGCTCGCACACCATACGAGCGCGATCCACGCCCCCGGCGGCACACGCTTGAGCAGGGGCAGGGACGGAGTGATGTGCATGCCGCGATCGTAGGCACGGAGCCCGGCGGCGGGCATCGGCCCGGGGACGTACAACCACGGTCGACACCGGTCCGAGGGAATGTCAGCGGCGGCGCGATGCCCCACGACCGCCGCCCGCGCCACCGTGGTCCCCGTGATCGAAGTCAACCAACTCACCAAGCGCTACGGCGACAAAACCGCCGTCCGCGAACTGTCCTTCACCGTCCGCCCCGGCCATGTCACCGGCTTCCTCGGACCCAACGGCGCCGGCAAGACCACCACCCTGCGGATGCTCCTCGGCCTCATCGAGCCCACCTCCGGTACCGCCACCATCAGCGGGCACTCCTTCCGCCGGCATCCGCGCGGGCTGCATCACGTCGGTGCCCTCCTGGACGCCGGTGACGTGCACGGCGGGCGGTCCGCCCGGGCGCATCTGCGGGCGCTGGCCCGCAGCAACCGCATCCCGGCACGTCGGGTGGACGAGGTACTCGCCGAGGCGGGGCTCGGCGGTGCCGCGGCCGGGCGCCGGGTCGGCGGCTACTCGCTGGGCATGAAGCAGCGGCTCGGGATCGCCACCGCGCTGCTCGGTGATCCGCCGGTGCTCCTCTTCGACGAGCCGCTCAACGGGCTCGACCCGGAAGGCGTGTTGTGGGTGCGACAGCTCTTTCGAAAGCTGGCCGCCGAAGGCCGTACCGTCCTCGTCTCCAGTCACCTCATGTCCGAGATGGAGAACACCGCCGAC
The Streptomyces sp. CGMCC 4.7035 DNA segment above includes these coding regions:
- a CDS encoding sensor histidine kinase, with translation MHITPSLPLLKRVPPGAWIALVWCASTLFTLLTRVRLPGELGPEEWPAAQLYRWDGLTITVLSTVLALYGGRLLVRRPLRALALLILASVFETTNLAAGGIPMAQYLAAMLALYFIAATRPRRTAATALVMALGTLVVYEATRLLRGWGVGTSAELAVALVTAIAWLLGNSAHQARVHAERMSAQTAAQAVTAERLRIAREMHDTVAHSIGIIALQAGAAARVATTQPEAAREAMRAVETTGRETLAGLRRMLVALRAADAGDGNGNAAEAEVRPAASLEDVDRLAEATTAAGVRVEVRRVGTPRQLPPDIDLSAFRIIQESVTNVVRHSGTHACRVTVDYGDDELALEVTDDGRGHGTSTDTGFGLAGMRERVALLHGEFSAAPRPEGGFRVAARLPVPAGVR
- a CDS encoding ABC transporter ATP-binding protein is translated as MIEVNQLTKRYGDKTAVRELSFTVRPGHVTGFLGPNGAGKTTTLRMLLGLIEPTSGTATISGHSFRRHPRGLHHVGALLDAGDVHGGRSARAHLRALARSNRIPARRVDEVLAEAGLGGAAAGRRVGGYSLGMKQRLGIATALLGDPPVLLFDEPLNGLDPEGVLWVRQLFRKLAAEGRTVLVSSHLMSEMENTADELIVIGRGELIAAESLAEFSARGTAPTVTVRTPDAGALASALSAEGAAVVPYDKETLKVTGIGSDRIGEIAFEHHVLLRELSTQAASLEAAFMELTADSVEYLAGDPR